The following is a genomic window from Segatella hominis.
AGATGGATTGTCTGTGTTTTTTCCATGATGTTTGTTACCACGGCGATTCCGTTGTCACGAATCTCCACCTTCTCATATTTGGCATCCACAATCACCTTTCCTTTTAATGTCATAACGCCCCAATGGTTAGGAATCTGTTCAAAGGCACAATAGGCACCGACAGGTTGCGCTATACTGTGGTAGAGAGGTGGCACGATAACTTTACCATCTACCTTCACACCCCATTTCTTTCCAGCTTGATATAATTCCACATGCCCAGTCTCTGACTTCTCATGCAAAAGAAGCAACTCGTTTGCTTCCATTTTCTTCTTTTGCAACATTGCCTCATGATAATATCTTTTGCCAAGTCGTGGCATTACATATTGTAAATCCTCCTCTTTGTTCTTTGGGTTATTGCATCCTATATATGTTTTTTTCAAATTAGAATCCACCAGATAGTAGTCTTCCTTACTGTCCATAACAACGATACCATCACCACAAAGATTGGCACACAGCCAATATACATGCTCATAATCATTACGCAAGAAGCACACATCCTTACTCTCCGTATAATCCTTACGCATCAGACCGTCACCACCTTTATAATAGTACCATACTTGGCAACCACTGCCTACGGAAAAATCATTGTGGAATATCAAGTAATACCCACGATTCAACATGTCATTTTGTAAAGGACGATAAGGTAAAGCAAAGTCCTCGTAGGTACGAGACCTGAAGAGACCATTATATACAACGAACTCCCATTCATTGATGGTGATTACCTCGGGAGCATCCTTCGCGTGAATGTCCTCGTCGATGAGAACTCTCGCCAAAAGGTCATAATAACAAACAGTCTTTCTGCGAGGTCGATAGGATAAGATATTCCCTCGCAAGAACTTCATGTCATAATAGTTGCCAGGTTCTATCACCTGTTCGCCATGTCGATTTACCACCGTCCTCTTTACATCAGGCAGTTTGACGATAGCAAAATCATCATTGCAATCCACGAACTCCCGATACTGCAACGACCGCATCAGTTCCTCACGGCTCATCACCATCACCATTTCCGAGTCTTGCCCAACCGGCATCGTTTCTTGCTTTCCGTACATCAAGAAGAAATCCCTTCCCTTCAAAGTATCCTTATTCTTTCCATATTTCAGTTTTCCTTCAAACGTAGCCTTCCAGTTCCATACTTGCGATGGCAATCCGAACACCCGATACAATCCCACGTTATCAATAATCACACAGTTCTTCTTCCCCTTGGCTACCCGCAGTCCACGTCCCACCATCTGCAGATACTTGGCAAGCGAGAGAGTAGGACGCGCCAACTGCACAAACTCCACATCCGGACAGTCAAATCCCTCCGAGAAAATATCCACATTCACCAGCACCTGGATATCACCTTTTCGGAAAGCCTCAATATCTGCTTGTCTTTCTATAGTAGGAGTCTTTGAGTTCAATGGCAACCACCTTGATGCCATGCTCTTGATACAGCTCCATAATTTTCTTTGCATGAGAAATATTAATAGCATACACGATGCCCTTTCTATCTTTGCCATACTCCTCAAAGCTTTGGTAAAGCCTTTCGATGGAAGGTCTCTTGTTCAGCAACATATCCATTTCCTTGTTTTGATAGTCACCGTCAGCACCTCGCTTCAGCAAGGAGTCGATGAGCCGTTGCGTCACACCATCCGATTTGATGCTCACGAAATCGTATGTCGCCAATCTTCCCTTACTGATAAACTCAGGAAATACTTTAATTTAAATGGGTGAATTATTGTTTGCCATTTATTAAAGCATCGGCATGACCAAGTATATAATGTGTAAAAGTAGATGAAGTGAAGTGCTTTTGGTGATATTACCTATTATAGGTATAAACAATAAGAAGGGCTGAGTGTTTAGCTTTGCCCTTCTTCAATGTCTTATGGAGTATATTACACTTCTTGTGCAATAGGTACCCCTATACGATTGCTAATAGCTGTTTCTACAGCGTTGTATATGTCTGTCTCTTTGGTTTCTATTGAAACTATGAGAGAATAGGGAACAGAATTGTCCACATTGTCCAGTTTCCTTTCTTTCCACCATCCTTGACCTGGAAATACTACTATCTTGTCCATTTCAGCCAAGTCTGCTGCAGTACATTCAATCCAGTCGGATTGTACAGTGCCTCTTTCTCGCTTTTGCTGTTTCACGTTCCATCTGGTTGCATCGTTTTGGGTGGTCTTTTCTCCTTCTTGCTTGTTCCTACGACACAGAAACTCTTCTTCTGTTTCTGTTGCTGTCTTTAGGTCAAAGTGCAATGTAGCAGATGGGTAGCGGTACTTGCTTGTCCTTCCGGCATAGCCAGGGGATGGCTTCACATAATATGATAATGTGATGCGGATTCTTACGTATTCGTCTCCCATATCTTCCAACAGTTCTTTTGGCCATGGCAAGTCGTAGTAGTGCATCTTGCCATATATGTTGCCACTGTCACCTTGTGTGTAGGGCTCCAGTTGATTCTCAAAAATATAAGTGGCGCATTTTTCGTTGCTATATACGGCTGCGTTCTCATCTGGAACGCCGTATCCACAGAGTGTCATACGCTCTTCAACATTATTTATACGCATCATTTCATCTGTCCATCGAGCAGAATGCACCATCAAGCCTCGGATGGAGAGCATTGACAGTTGCGGATTCTCCACTTTTATTTGTGCGGCAAGTCTTGCCGCCAATCCTGTAGCAGCACTTGTCGCATTGAAAGGTTCCAATGGCTCTTCTTGCTCATTGCTGGTTGTTACAAGACTCAGGTCGCTATGTGAGGTTTCTCTGAGCAAGTCATGATAAGCTACATTTCCTCCTTCCATCACAATTTCTGGCTTATTGCGCTTCTCATGCCATGGGTATGAGCTACATGAATATGGCGATACACCACCTGGGGCTGCCAATGGCTTGAAACTCTCATCGCCTACAAGAGTCTTTTCGGTATAGGCCCCTACAGTTAGGGCATTCCAAGCCTGTGCAGGGCTCTGCACTGCGTTTGCCTTACAGGATTCTATATAGTTGTTATGGTCTACATCGGGTGTCTGTATGTTTCCTGCTGAAACCAAAACCAATCTGTCACATTGCCCCTGATGGTAGATGCTTTCATCAAGTGCTGCTGAACTGGAGGTGGCTATGCCGTTGTAGGCGCTTTCGTCTGTAATGGCCATGCATTGAATGGATGCACCCATATCCGAAGCTTTGCCGATGGCTTCTTCTATGACTGCTCCATAAAATTCCTTTGGTGTTTCATGCCCAGCCTCGTAAATTTTAACCGACGACAGTGCATGATGCACTGCTACTGGTGTTTCTCGTTGGTAGGCAATATTTGTCAAGTCACCAAGCAGGGCTAATCCTGCCATACCAGTACCGTGGTCTGTCTTGTCGGTTGCTTCCAGCACACCAATGGCTACATCCATTCGCTCGTCTGGTAGTGCTGGCTTTAATAGTTCGTGTGCATTGTTCACTCCCGAATCCAATATGCCGACTATCACATCCGCATCTTGGTCGTAGGTGATTTCTCCTTTGATGAGTTCACTCCATTCTCTTTTCTCAGGGTTGCTGCTTGTCAGAATGGATGGCTTATGGTAGGGACGTATGCCTTCAATATATCCCAATGACAGTGGCAGGGTGCAGAGTTGTTGCTTGGTTGACTTAATCAACCATACATCAACACCATCAAAAAGCAAAGGCTCTGCCATCTTCTCTATACCCAGTTGATGCAAAGTGTTCTCTATGCGTTCTTGGCTGTTTTCTTTGCTATGGCTCATCCACAATTCGTAAATGTATGAGCCTTCTTCTGGTATTGTGTCAAATTCTTCCGCTGACACGTAGAGTGTGCGAATGTCTGTTGCTTCTACACCATTGATAGGGGCGATCAACCTTTCATTGCATGGCTTTCCCTTTGCTGTATTCTTGGAAGAATAGTCGTCAACTTTATTTTTAAGCCAATCCTTCTTGTCCTTCTTTACATATACAGTAACGTCAACGTCATTTTCTTCTCCGTTGTCAGTTACTTTCATGATGGTTGCTCCTTTTGGACTGTCTTGTTTGCCCAAAGAATCTGGTATGAAACTTTTGTCCATTTTCAAATCGACATAGATTCCGTTAGCCACAGGCTGTCCTTGTTTTTCTCTTTCTTCCAAATGAGTAACAATCTGATTAACCACAGCTACGTATTGCTCCTTTACCATACTTGCTTGTGCAGCTCTGTCTTTTGAAGGAAGGGCATGACCGTCAAAGCCCTGTTTCTGTGGTGAAAAACCACGGGCTTCGGCTATATTGTTGCTTAAAAAGAAATGTTTCTTATGCATAAAGTTCCATTATTTAGCAGGTTTGACGATTTAACTGCTGACGCATATTCACTATGGTCTGAACCAGTGGAAGGTCTATCTTCCTGTCATTAAGTAGGGATTCCTTAAATATGTCTGAACAAACCATCTTGATTTCGGCATGACTCATGCCATCAAACAAGGGCTCTACAGATGAGAAATCCAAGTCCTTTGCAGTATAGAGATATTCACGAAGCAATGCTAATCGCTGTTCTCTATCTGGCAATTTATACTCTATGACATCATCAAAACGCCTAAACATGGCTTTATCTATGGATTCTATGCTATTGGTGGCAGCTATGATAAAACTGTCAGAATCATCTCGCTCCAACAGTTGTAGGAACGTATTGAGTATTCTTCGCTGTTCGCCAACTTCGTTGTCCATTCCTCGCCGAGAACCGATGGCGTCAAATTCGTCAAACAGATATACTGCTGGTACTTCATTGATAAAATCAAAGATTCTACCTAGCTTCTGACCTGTTTCCCCCATGAACTTGGTCACAACTTTTTCAGTTCGCACAACAAAGAACGGCAAATTGAATTCTTTTGCAAGGGCACTGGCTGTCATCGTCTTTCCTGTTCCCGATGCTCCATACAATAGGAGCTTTCGGCGATTTGCCAATCCGTACTTACTTAGAGTTTCTTTCTTTAGATACTCTTTGATGACTCTGTCCAGTTTCTCTTTCAACTCCTGACTGAGTACCAGACTTGTCAAGTCATCATAGGTATCTACTTGCAGCAGCAAGTCATCTATATCCTTGTTTTTAGACACCAAACGTACCGTACCCAAGGATGTTTTCTTTTGGTTGAGCAATTCTTGTATGGTACGTGCTACTATGGCATGACCACTCCTTGCCTCCACAGCGGAAATCTGCAGGGCAACCTTTCTGAATTGCGTATCATCGTTGTTCTGATGATTTCGTATCAGAGATAATATTTGATCAGCTGTAGCCATTTTTCTGTTTATTTACATTTTTTGCTTTGCAAAAATATGATTTTTTTTCCAAATTCACGAATTTTCACCTTACAAGGGACGTATATTTACGTTTTTTTATTACGTTTGTTGCAATTTTATTACAAATAGGCGCAATTTTGCTATATTTAGATGGGGTAGGTTATAACGATAAATGCAGCCTTTTCTGACTGCATTATATAAATCATTTGTGCCAACAGCTATATCACTGCCAAAAAATAAGAGAGTGGAATGCATCACAGAATTGATTGAAATGTTCAATCTCCCTTTTACTTGTAGGGATGGCTTTCTTATCCTTACAAGAACATCTTCAAAACATCCGTTGCAGGAAAAAAAAGGAGCAAGATAAAAAATCATGACCGACCTTGATGGGAAAAGCTATAGATGGTATCAATCATATGACGATAACTTAGGAGAAGATCTATATTTACTGATAGTAAAGTGGTTTGATAAGAAATGAGGTTGGTCTAGTTATGACTTCTCATTTCTTATTTCTAAGTTCATTAAACTGTGAGACATTGTAAAACTCCGTAAAGGCACCTCCCTTGCTTTGGTTTCCACAAGAATGAGCATGGCCAAAGACATGGAAACGAGGTTGAGAGCGATAAACCTCTAACAGTAGAGGAAGGCTTCCCCTACCCTCGTCAAGTATGCCTTCCGGTGGAATATGGGTAATCAAGAAGTCCATTTTGGTAGCAGATTGGACATTTTGCTCCTTACTTTGCAAGCTTCGCATGGATATATTCCCAAAACTTATCCCATCAAACTCAAAGGTGGAGTCATGAAGGAAAACTACTTTTTTAGGTAAAAGCGAAATTGTCTGCTCTAAGCAGTCTTCCAAGAACAGCTCATGATTACCTGCGACAAAAATATAAAGTTTGGCAGGATGGCTTAACAACCAGGAAAAGAAGTTCTCCATGCCATCCTTGCCAAAGTCAGACACTACATCGCCAGCACAAAGCAGGATGTCTGCTTCTTCAGGGATATGAAGCCGCTTGTGCATTCCATGAGAGTCAGAGAATGCAAAAATCCGATGTTCCTTATAGTTAAATAGCATTGATCTAATCTTATAAAGTTAATACTTCAATGGTGAATCTGGGCAGAATCTCTTCCGTCCGCATTTTTTGCATTGGCTTCCATTCCATACGAAGTCAAACTGGTTGATGGCTTGCTCCACAAAGGAAGGGGCATTGGTCAGGACACCGGCCTCGAAATTTCTGTTTCTCTCCCCCTTCATGCCGAGGCCTGCACCTGTGAGGTTGGCTGACCCAACATAGGCAGTCTCCAAGTCAAAGATGACCATCTTGAAATGTACCCTTGGGCACAAGACTCTCTCCAATCGTTTGGCAAGAATCGAATAATCATCAAAGTCCTTGCGGAAATTAGGGCCAGGCTCCTTGGCATGGATTAACCGAACCTCCACTCCACGCTCAATTAATCGAGAGATGACTTTGAGAAAGGGAACGGTCATGGAACTGCTTTTTACATACAAATCCTTGATGTCTGCAGTCCCTATCCAAAGATGATGTTTCACGTTCGCTATCTTGGCGATGACATCAGTATAGTGGGCACCATTGCTTATGTATTTATAATACGTAGTTTCTGACATTTTATTTCATTTTTTAAGTGATACGAAACCTGTTTCCTTATTTTTCCTGGAACACTTTATAAACATCAAACCATAAACCATGCAACATGTCAAGCAGTTTGATTTTATCATCTGAAGATATGGGTAAGCCGGCAATGTCCTCTGGCTCGAAGCTGACGGATGAGACTTCATTTTTTAGCTCTAGTAAGAGCATATCCATTCGTTTCTCCAAGTATTGTTTCAACCAAGAGAGTTCGTCAAAATCACAAGTTGGAATTTTGATGTTTGATACACATTTTTGTTTCTTATCACCTGTCACTGAGTACAAATTCGCAAACCATATATCGCCAAAGCCAACACTCAAACTGAGTTCTATGCTATATGTCTTTCCCATATAGGAAAAAACAGTCTCACTTTGAGCTTCATCACCTGTGTCAAAGTCAACCCATTGATTCATCTTCATATGCTTGAATGATTAACAATAGTTGTTCTTCACTTGTGCCCAATGTCTCCTGTACAAGATCCACCTTTATTCTGTCCATAAATGATTGTGACACAGACATAAGTTGAACCAGTTCTCCCATCAGCAAAGGATATTTTACAGAGGTGACGATTCGCATAGACACCTTATTATATTTTGCCCAATCCACCAGGGTGTATTGCCTAAAAGACCGGCAGATAGCCTCTGCCCTGCTTTCTCCTTTCATTGGAAAGGAATAGATACGGCGTTTTACCGATATTCCGTGTTTAGTTTGTTCCATTATTTCTTATTACTTTATATCTATGACACAAAGGTAGTCTGAAAATGGGAAAAATTACTGCACACCTGAAAAATATTTTAGGTGTGACAACATTTTACACAGGAAATATTTACCTTTGCCACAAAATAAATATACAATGGAAAAGAAAGAGATAAAGCTACAAATGAAGGAACTCATCAAACTGATGAGTAAAGGAGTATGGGAAAAAGAGGACATCTTCTCCTTGACCTTGCTTAGCAGCATTGCTGGCGAAAGCATATTCTTGCTGGGGCCTCCCGGAACTGGCAAAAGTATGATTGCCAGAAGGCTCAAGGAAGTATTCGCCGAAAAGAAACAATTTGAATACTTGATGTCGCGTTTCTCTACCCCAGACGAGATCTTTGGACCAGTTTCCATATCCAAACTGAAAGACGAGGATACTTATGAAAGAAGAACTGAAGGGTATCTTCCATGGGCAAATGTGGTGTTTCTGGATGAAATCTGGAAAGCGGGACCTTCCATTCAAAATGCCTTGCTGACAGCCATCAATGAGAAAATCTACCAAAACGGAAATGAGACCATCAAGCTTCCTATGAAAGCACTCATTGCTGCATCCAATGAGTTACCTAAAGAGGATGAAGGGTTGGAAGCCCTTTGGGATAGATTCATATTACGAGTTGTCTCTAACCCCATAGCCAATGAACGTACATTCTACAAGATGCTAAAGGGGAAGAACAAGAGTAAAGTTGTCATTCCTGCCGAACTTCTCATAACAGACGAGCAATACACACAAATCCTTGAAGAGGTGGAAGATATCGATATTCCTGACAATATACTCAAGGATATCACATTCATTCGCAAGAAGCTAAAAGAGACCGAGTCACAGGATGAAGCCGCGAGTCCTCTAGACTATTATATATCAGACAGAAGATGGAAGAAAGCAGTACATCTGCTGCAAACATCGGCATTTCTAAATGGAAGAAAGGAGATAGACCTAACCGATCTTCCCATACTCTATCATGTGCTATGGAACAAGGTAGAGACCATTGAACCTGTCATGAAAATCGTTACAGAGTCATTATTCTGGAACATTGAGAATAAATGCTCAGTTGTGGAGAAAGAGTATGAAAAAGGGTTGAAAACGAAAGGCAATGCATTGGCAAACAGTAAAATAGCCAATATCAATTCTGAAGATTTCAACATCTATTTCTACTTCTATACCAAGCTTATGGGCACAAACTGGGGAGACACCTACTTCTTTCTCCAAGATTATGGATACCTGCTGATGGACATCGAGACGAAGGGTGTGCTCTATTTTGATAAGGATAAGAATGGATGGATTATCAGGAGAGTTCCTCAAGGTCCCTTCTCATCCAAGAAGTATCCACAGCACCAAATCGTCAGTTTGAGAAGGGCGCAAGGTGGAATTATCGTAAATAATGCACTCTACATGATGGAACCATCAAAGATGGCTAGCAAGCCCATTTTCCCTCCTACAGGGCAACAAAACTTGTTTTCTGAAGGAGACACACATCTCATTGAGGAGATGCAAAAAATAGGCAATGAACTTAACCAAAAGATGAGGTTGCTGGAAAAGGAAAATCTATTTGTGTCTTCAACTGACTTGAAGGTCATCCAAAAGTATGCCGACAACTTGCGAAAGAAATGTGAGGCGTTGGAAATGAAGATAAAAACTAGCATATAATTTTTAATATGGAAGATATAGACAAACGGATTGACGAATATTCTGGGCTTTTTGACCTCTACATCGAGGGGAAGCCCATTCCTCCAGAGTACAAGGATGATCCTGTGGCAGGGTATATAGAAGAAATCTGCCAAGACTCAGGAAACAAGGAACTTTGCAGAAAAGAAGAGACATGGAAAGAAATTTTCAGAAAGGAAATTATTTCCATGTTGGAGGGTATATTGCCTGTCGTTTCCACAATAGAGAGGGAATATGAGGAAGAAATGAAGATATTATCCCACTTCTTTGCATCCAACATAGAGCAAAAACGCCTGGCATGGAACGGTATCGCCAAGCACTTGCACGATACTTTCGACTGCAGCATGTTCAATATACATGGATATATCCAGGAATTTGGAAAAAAACAGAAAACTACTGACGAAATTTTTGATGCCATGGAAGCTAATTGGAAAGAGGCTAGCAAGAAGAGGAAAGACCAGAAGATTGCGCAAGTACTTTCCAATAGTATGCAAAAAATTGAGCAAGAAATCATAACCTGTGGTGACATAGACTACAAGAAGGAACAGAAGAAGGCTCGTTTCTTCCACAAGTACCCTCAACTAAAGGAGATAGCCAAGAAGATGGGAAGGGAAAAAGAGAGAAGTGAAGAAATGGATGATGCCACCATGACTAGATACATTCCTATATTACTCAAGCATTCCCATGACAGGCAAGACATAGATGGCGTATCCTTGGGAAATGACCTGGATAGCTTGCTTCCCACGGAGATTGCCATGATGGACTCTCCCACCTTTTATGCAAAGTTTGCAAAAAGACAGCTGCAGCAA
Proteins encoded in this region:
- a CDS encoding DEAD/DEAH box helicase, whose amino-acid sequence is MASRWLPLNSKTPTIERQADIEAFRKGDIQVLVNVDIFSEGFDCPDVEFVQLARPTLSLAKYLQMVGRGLRVAKGKKNCVIIDNVGLYRVFGLPSQVWNWKATFEGKLKYGKNKDTLKGRDFFLMYGKQETMPVGQDSEMVMVMSREELMRSLQYREFVDCNDDFAIVKLPDVKRTVVNRHGEQVIEPGNYYDMKFLRGNILSYRPRRKTVCYYDLLARVLIDEDIHAKDAPEVITINEWEFVVYNGLFRSRTYEDFALPYRPLQNDMLNRGYYLIFHNDFSVGSGCQVWYYYKGGDGLMRKDYTESKDVCFLRNDYEHVYWLCANLCGDGIVVMDSKEDYYLVDSNLKKTYIGCNNPKNKEEDLQYVMPRLGKRYYHEAMLQKKKMEANELLLLHEKSETGHVELYQAGKKWGVKVDGKVIVPPLYHSIAQPVGAYCAFEQIPNHWGVMTLKGKVIVDAKYEKVEIRDNGIAVVTNIMEKTQTIHLLKVKSKKVKK
- a CDS encoding S8 family peptidase, producing MHKKHFFLSNNIAEARGFSPQKQGFDGHALPSKDRAAQASMVKEQYVAVVNQIVTHLEEREKQGQPVANGIYVDLKMDKSFIPDSLGKQDSPKGATIMKVTDNGEENDVDVTVYVKKDKKDWLKNKVDDYSSKNTAKGKPCNERLIAPINGVEATDIRTLYVSAEEFDTIPEEGSYIYELWMSHSKENSQERIENTLHQLGIEKMAEPLLFDGVDVWLIKSTKQQLCTLPLSLGYIEGIRPYHKPSILTSSNPEKREWSELIKGEITYDQDADVIVGILDSGVNNAHELLKPALPDERMDVAIGVLEATDKTDHGTGMAGLALLGDLTNIAYQRETPVAVHHALSSVKIYEAGHETPKEFYGAVIEEAIGKASDMGASIQCMAITDESAYNGIATSSSAALDESIYHQGQCDRLVLVSAGNIQTPDVDHNNYIESCKANAVQSPAQAWNALTVGAYTEKTLVGDESFKPLAAPGGVSPYSCSSYPWHEKRNKPEIVMEGGNVAYHDLLRETSHSDLSLVTTSNEQEEPLEPFNATSAATGLAARLAAQIKVENPQLSMLSIRGLMVHSARWTDEMMRINNVEERMTLCGYGVPDENAAVYSNEKCATYIFENQLEPYTQGDSGNIYGKMHYYDLPWPKELLEDMGDEYVRIRITLSYYVKPSPGYAGRTSKYRYPSATLHFDLKTATETEEEFLCRRNKQEGEKTTQNDATRWNVKQQKRERGTVQSDWIECTAADLAEMDKIVVFPGQGWWKERKLDNVDNSVPYSLIVSIETKETDIYNAVETAISNRIGVPIAQEV
- a CDS encoding AAA family ATPase, coding for MATADQILSLIRNHQNNDDTQFRKVALQISAVEARSGHAIVARTIQELLNQKKTSLGTVRLVSKNKDIDDLLLQVDTYDDLTSLVLSQELKEKLDRVIKEYLKKETLSKYGLANRRKLLLYGASGTGKTMTASALAKEFNLPFFVVRTEKVVTKFMGETGQKLGRIFDFINEVPAVYLFDEFDAIGSRRGMDNEVGEQRRILNTFLQLLERDDSDSFIIAATNSIESIDKAMFRRFDDVIEYKLPDREQRLALLREYLYTAKDLDFSSVEPLFDGMSHAEIKMVCSDIFKESLLNDRKIDLPLVQTIVNMRQQLNRQTC
- a CDS encoding metallophosphoesterase family protein; this translates as MLFNYKEHRIFAFSDSHGMHKRLHIPEEADILLCAGDVVSDFGKDGMENFFSWLLSHPAKLYIFVAGNHELFLEDCLEQTISLLPKKVVFLHDSTFEFDGISFGNISMRSLQSKEQNVQSATKMDFLITHIPPEGILDEGRGSLPLLLEVYRSQPRFHVFGHAHSCGNQSKGGAFTEFYNVSQFNELRNKK
- a CDS encoding phospholipase D-like domain-containing protein — protein: MSETTYYKYISNGAHYTDVIAKIANVKHHLWIGTADIKDLYVKSSSMTVPFLKVISRLIERGVEVRLIHAKEPGPNFRKDFDDYSILAKRLERVLCPRVHFKMVIFDLETAYVGSANLTGAGLGMKGERNRNFEAGVLTNAPSFVEQAINQFDFVWNGSQCKKCGRKRFCPDSPLKY
- a CDS encoding AAA family ATPase produces the protein MEKKEIKLQMKELIKLMSKGVWEKEDIFSLTLLSSIAGESIFLLGPPGTGKSMIARRLKEVFAEKKQFEYLMSRFSTPDEIFGPVSISKLKDEDTYERRTEGYLPWANVVFLDEIWKAGPSIQNALLTAINEKIYQNGNETIKLPMKALIAASNELPKEDEGLEALWDRFILRVVSNPIANERTFYKMLKGKNKSKVVIPAELLITDEQYTQILEEVEDIDIPDNILKDITFIRKKLKETESQDEAASPLDYYISDRRWKKAVHLLQTSAFLNGRKEIDLTDLPILYHVLWNKVETIEPVMKIVTESLFWNIENKCSVVEKEYEKGLKTKGNALANSKIANINSEDFNIYFYFYTKLMGTNWGDTYFFLQDYGYLLMDIETKGVLYFDKDKNGWIIRRVPQGPFSSKKYPQHQIVSLRRAQGGIIVNNALYMMEPSKMASKPIFPPTGQQNLFSEGDTHLIEEMQKIGNELNQKMRLLEKENLFVSSTDLKVIQKYADNLRKKCEALEMKIKTSI